The Peribacillus sp. FSL E2-0218 genome contains a region encoding:
- a CDS encoding Hsp20/alpha crystallin family protein, with amino-acid sequence MQDYQHGSQKNEVEKFDEWVKKFFLDPETCALDHQLFSIDIYESDDEYMVEAVLENHDVEDIKVCLSDNELSIIVDEAHKPFIDNKADTIPTQRNIPFPFSICTRRITAEFSNPILVIRIHKFSPGKKAEDINIE; translated from the coding sequence ATGCAAGACTATCAACATGGATCGCAAAAGAATGAAGTTGAAAAGTTTGATGAATGGGTGAAAAAGTTTTTTCTGGATCCGGAAACTTGTGCGTTGGATCATCAGCTTTTTTCAATTGATATATACGAAAGTGACGATGAGTATATGGTGGAGGCGGTTTTGGAAAATCATGATGTCGAGGATATTAAGGTGTGCCTGAGCGATAATGAGCTATCGATCATCGTTGATGAAGCTCATAAGCCTTTTATTGATAATAAAGCGGATACAATTCCCACACAGAGAAATATTCCCTTCCCCTTTTCGATTTGCACACGCAGGATTACCGCTGAATTCTCGAATCCCATTTTGGTGATTCGCATCCATAAGTTTTCCCCCGGAAAGAAAGCAGAGGATATTAATATTGAGTAG
- a CDS encoding long-chain fatty acid--CoA ligase, with product MVRKTIDRPWEQWYVGRMKTMKLPEISVYSLLDRAARKFPHHTAIIYEDQTLDYLNLKMQVDKLAGKWREMGFAKGERIGLMIANHPYFIISYYAAQALGLIVVQTNPMYKPRELLQILLDSGAKYIVFDETAASTVEETKAIYEFSVCMKTEGDQDGTYSLQSMIQSGEAIQAAESISPFEDIAVIQYTGGTTGKMKGVMLTHHNLTSNVIQSYEMYGDSMIPGKEIVLAATPLYHVYAMTSAMNLGIYLGAAILLFPKFDLPHVLANIKKYRPTFFPGVPKMYNAFVNHPEIETYGLDCLKSCSCGSAPLPVEVIKRFEMLTGAQIGEGFGLSEASPSTHRNPPFGKRKVGSIGIPFPGTDCMIIDDDNNEVPNTSVGELLIKGPQIMKGYWNNEAETKKALQNGWLYTGDLAVMDDEGYFYIVGRKKEMIIVGGFNIYPQEVEGVLYEHPAIKEAAVVGIPHKEKGEVVKAFIVPKESASIDLEEVEGYCYSQLTPYKVPKVFEVRNELPRNTVGKLLKRLLVKEELEREGRND from the coding sequence ATGGTGCGTAAAACGATAGATCGACCGTGGGAGCAATGGTATGTGGGAAGGATGAAAACTATGAAGCTACCGGAAATATCCGTCTATTCCTTGCTTGATAGGGCAGCAAGAAAGTTTCCTCACCATACTGCCATCATTTATGAAGATCAAACGCTGGATTACCTCAATCTTAAAATGCAGGTCGACAAGCTTGCGGGAAAATGGAGGGAAATGGGTTTTGCAAAAGGAGAGCGAATTGGCCTGATGATTGCCAACCATCCTTATTTCATCATCAGCTATTATGCCGCCCAGGCGCTTGGCCTGATCGTCGTGCAGACGAATCCCATGTATAAACCAAGGGAACTATTGCAAATTCTGCTTGACTCTGGAGCTAAATATATTGTATTCGATGAAACCGCAGCCAGTACAGTCGAGGAAACGAAAGCGATATATGAGTTTTCCGTCTGCATGAAGACGGAAGGTGATCAAGATGGGACATATTCGCTTCAATCCATGATTCAATCCGGGGAGGCCATTCAAGCGGCGGAAAGCATCAGCCCATTTGAAGATATTGCGGTCATTCAATATACAGGGGGGACCACAGGGAAGATGAAGGGAGTCATGCTGACCCACCATAATTTGACTTCCAACGTCATCCAAAGCTATGAAATGTATGGGGATTCGATGATACCAGGAAAAGAGATCGTTTTGGCCGCTACACCGCTCTATCATGTTTATGCCATGACAAGTGCGATGAATCTCGGAATCTATCTAGGGGCCGCCATTCTATTATTTCCGAAATTCGATCTCCCGCATGTTCTGGCAAACATTAAAAAATATCGTCCAACCTTTTTTCCAGGAGTACCTAAGATGTATAATGCGTTCGTCAACCATCCTGAAATCGAAACATATGGACTGGATTGTTTAAAAAGCTGCTCTTGCGGCTCTGCGCCCCTTCCTGTTGAAGTGATTAAGCGGTTCGAGATGCTGACCGGCGCCCAAATAGGAGAGGGGTTCGGTTTATCGGAAGCATCGCCCTCGACCCACCGTAATCCTCCTTTTGGTAAAAGGAAGGTGGGAAGCATCGGCATTCCATTTCCAGGTACGGATTGCATGATCATTGACGATGATAATAATGAAGTTCCCAACACAAGTGTCGGTGAATTGCTCATAAAAGGACCGCAAATCATGAAGGGATACTGGAATAACGAGGCCGAAACAAAAAAAGCACTACAGAATGGATGGCTTTACACCGGCGACCTTGCCGTCATGGATGATGAAGGATATTTCTATATAGTCGGCAGGAAAAAGGAAATGATCATCGTGGGCGGATTCAACATTTACCCGCAAGAGGTGGAAGGGGTACTGTATGAACATCCAGCGATTAAGGAAGCTGCTGTGGTGGGCATCCCCCATAAAGAAAAAGGCGAAGTCGTAAAAGCGTTCATCGTCCCTAAAGAAAGCGCTTCCATCGACCTTGAAGAGGTAGAAGGATATTGCTATTCCCAACTTACTCCATA